In the genome of Pseudomonas sp. LBUM920, one region contains:
- a CDS encoding GtrA family protein, translating into MSGGFNTALTYGVYLLLLNVVPYKISYTIAYISGILLAYILNRFFVFKSHNGIKSILLFPLIYLAQYVVSLLILWVWVEQLGFDDRLAPLVAIAITVPMTFILSKLLFLKRAD; encoded by the coding sequence GTGTCGGGTGGTTTCAATACCGCCCTGACATATGGAGTTTATTTGCTTCTTTTGAACGTGGTGCCTTACAAAATAAGTTATACGATAGCGTACATTAGCGGTATTTTACTTGCGTATATTCTAAATCGATTTTTTGTTTTCAAAAGTCATAACGGTATCAAATCTATTCTGTTGTTTCCGCTGATTTACTTGGCGCAATATGTTGTAAGTCTGTTGATTCTTTGGGTCTGGGTAGAGCAACTCGGCTTTGATGATCGTCTCGCTCCATTAGTCGCTATAGCCATTACGGTGCCTATGACTTTTATACTGTCTAAATTGTTGTTTCTAAAGCGAGCTGATTAG
- a CDS encoding glycosyltransferase family 2 protein, with product MILLTLVIPVYRNESNLPDLLQAIIGLNTQLQNDLEVVFVVDGSPDRCYEILRDKLPSQPFQSKLVLLSRNFGSFMAIRTGLENGSGDRFAVMAADLQEPPELVLEMNRVLLRQDIDVVVGVREGRQDPWASRTASRIFWGLYRRYVIPEIPPGGVDMFACNKAFRDTLLTLEERHSSLIAQIFWLGYRREVVTYSRQERIHGKSAWTLRKKVNYLMDSVFSFTDLPIRLLTRVGAFGSVLAAIFGVFTLLAKLNGMIEVPGYAMIMLTLTFLGCLNLLGLGIVGSYAWRTYENTKNRPLAIPMRVEDFGDHNEQR from the coding sequence ATAATTTTGCTGACGTTGGTCATCCCCGTTTATCGCAACGAAAGCAATCTTCCGGATCTGCTGCAAGCCATTATCGGGTTGAATACACAACTTCAGAACGACCTAGAAGTTGTGTTCGTTGTTGACGGTAGTCCGGATCGCTGCTACGAAATACTTCGAGATAAACTGCCTTCGCAGCCTTTCCAGTCGAAACTCGTACTGCTGTCCAGAAACTTTGGATCGTTCATGGCAATCCGTACAGGGTTGGAAAACGGGAGTGGTGATCGATTTGCGGTGATGGCTGCGGACTTGCAAGAGCCCCCCGAATTGGTGCTCGAAATGAACCGTGTGCTACTGCGCCAGGACATTGATGTGGTTGTCGGTGTGCGAGAAGGGCGTCAGGATCCTTGGGCGAGCCGTACCGCATCGAGGATTTTTTGGGGGCTGTATCGCCGTTATGTCATCCCAGAGATACCGCCAGGCGGTGTCGATATGTTTGCCTGTAATAAGGCTTTCAGAGACACACTGCTGACTCTGGAGGAGCGGCACAGCTCTTTGATTGCACAGATTTTTTGGTTGGGCTACCGACGAGAAGTTGTTACGTATTCGCGTCAGGAGAGGATCCACGGAAAGTCCGCGTGGACTTTGCGTAAGAAAGTCAATTACTTGATGGATAGCGTGTTCTCGTTCACCGACTTGCCCATCCGGTTGCTGACCAGAGTAGGCGCGTTCGGATCTGTGCTGGCAGCTATATTTGGCGTTTTTACGTTGTTGGCAAAGCTGAATGGCATGATCGAAGTGCCCGGTTACGCGATGATTATGCTCACCCTGACTTTCCTGGGATGTTTGAATCTCTTGGGGTTGGGGATAGTGGGCTCATACGCATGGCGAACCTACGAAAATACGAAAAATCGGCCATTAGCTATACCAATGCGAGTAGAAGATTTTGGAGATCACAATGAGCAGCGCTAA
- a CDS encoding DegT/DnrJ/EryC1/StrS aminotransferase family protein, whose product MSFSQIPLFSAAVVNARLDFITAISGVLDSHWYVLGNEVKLFEEEFASYVGVNHCVSVANGSDALELALKGLGVESGDQVVAVANAGFYGSTAIHAVGAEPLYVDVDSDTLTICPKALAAVIESKPSAVIVTHLYGQLANIEEIVRIASAAGVPVLEDCAQSHGARRNGKQAGSFGTIACFSFYPTKNLGALGDGGAVVTNDDELAKRIRQLRQYGWTQKYQVSIPGGRNSRLDEMQAAILRVKLPHLDAWNEARRSIAERYSEAFATLDMQLPYSTDEDYVAHLYVVRVKARAEFAASLKEKSVSTDIHYPIADHKQPAYAVDQLGSLDVTERACETVISLPCFPGLTDKEVDRVIEAVTAYFSKEQ is encoded by the coding sequence ATGTCCTTTAGTCAAATACCACTTTTTTCTGCTGCGGTTGTAAATGCTCGGCTAGACTTTATCACTGCCATTAGTGGTGTACTGGATAGTCATTGGTACGTGCTTGGAAACGAAGTAAAGTTGTTTGAAGAAGAGTTCGCAAGCTATGTAGGTGTCAACCACTGCGTCAGCGTTGCTAACGGGTCTGATGCGCTGGAGCTTGCGCTTAAGGGGCTAGGTGTTGAGAGTGGTGACCAAGTAGTCGCTGTAGCCAATGCCGGTTTTTATGGCAGCACAGCTATCCACGCGGTGGGTGCAGAGCCACTTTACGTTGATGTCGATTCAGACACCCTCACGATCTGTCCCAAGGCGCTTGCGGCAGTCATTGAGAGCAAGCCGTCAGCTGTCATTGTGACTCACCTGTATGGTCAGCTTGCGAACATCGAAGAGATTGTTCGTATTGCCTCCGCTGCCGGTGTACCTGTATTAGAAGATTGCGCCCAATCACATGGTGCTCGCCGTAATGGTAAGCAGGCGGGCAGTTTCGGCACCATTGCATGTTTCAGCTTTTACCCTACCAAAAACCTAGGCGCATTAGGAGATGGTGGTGCGGTTGTCACCAATGACGACGAGCTCGCCAAGCGTATCCGTCAGTTGCGGCAGTATGGTTGGACACAAAAGTACCAAGTGTCGATTCCGGGTGGGCGTAATAGTCGACTGGATGAAATGCAGGCCGCGATTCTACGTGTCAAGCTTCCACACTTGGACGCATGGAACGAAGCTCGTCGCTCCATTGCCGAGCGTTACAGTGAGGCGTTCGCCACACTCGACATGCAATTGCCGTATTCCACTGACGAAGATTACGTCGCTCACCTTTACGTCGTACGTGTGAAAGCAAGAGCCGAGTTTGCCGCATCGCTCAAAGAGAAATCGGTCAGCACAGATATCCATTATCCAATTGCAGACCATAAACAGCCTGCATACGCAGTCGATCAACTGGGTTCCCTGGACGTCACGGAACGCGCTTGTGAGACTGTAATTTCGCTACCTTGCTTCCCCGGCCTGACAGACAAAGAAGTTGATCGCGTCATTGAGGCAGTCACTGCTTACTTTTCAAAGGAGCAATAA
- a CDS encoding WxcM-like domain-containing protein: MSSAKNYFVHSHALCESENIGKDTRIWAFAHVLPGAKLGGECNVCDNVFIENDVIIGDRVTLKCGVQVWDGITIEDDVFIGPNVTFTNDLFPRSKVYPQAFARTIIRKGASLGANCTILPGLTVGINAMVGAGAVVTRSIPPNAIVVGNPAKIIGYVDAKPVSAKQDAADKAAASPSVVETSIRGVTLHTMTEVADIRGSLSAGEFERTVPFKSERYFLVYDVPTAETRGEHAHRICHQFLVAVKGSVHVVADDGKNREEFVLNKPNKGIYLPPMTWGIQYRYSHDAVLMVFASHYYDSADYIRNYDEFKSLVANS; this comes from the coding sequence ATGAGCAGCGCTAAGAACTATTTCGTCCACAGTCATGCGCTGTGTGAATCCGAAAATATTGGCAAAGACACCCGTATATGGGCTTTCGCGCACGTCTTGCCTGGTGCCAAGCTGGGCGGAGAATGCAACGTTTGCGACAACGTATTCATCGAAAATGATGTAATTATTGGTGACCGTGTCACGCTCAAATGTGGTGTTCAAGTATGGGATGGCATCACTATCGAAGATGACGTATTCATTGGGCCCAATGTGACGTTTACCAATGACCTTTTTCCACGTAGCAAGGTTTACCCGCAAGCGTTTGCACGCACTATTATTCGTAAGGGTGCATCGCTTGGTGCTAATTGCACTATTCTGCCTGGTCTGACAGTTGGCATTAATGCAATGGTCGGTGCCGGTGCGGTCGTGACACGCTCTATTCCACCGAATGCCATAGTTGTAGGGAACCCTGCGAAGATTATTGGGTACGTTGACGCAAAGCCTGTCAGCGCCAAGCAGGACGCTGCCGACAAGGCAGCGGCTTCGCCAAGCGTAGTCGAAACGTCCATTCGCGGTGTTACGTTGCATACGATGACTGAAGTCGCAGACATTCGCGGCAGTTTATCTGCCGGTGAATTTGAGCGCACCGTCCCGTTTAAATCAGAGCGTTACTTTCTGGTTTACGATGTGCCTACTGCGGAAACCCGTGGTGAACACGCTCATCGCATCTGTCACCAATTCTTGGTTGCTGTGAAAGGCTCGGTTCATGTGGTCGCGGATGATGGAAAAAACCGAGAGGAGTTTGTGTTGAATAAACCAAACAAGGGTATTTACTTGCCTCCGATGACGTGGGGTATTCAATATCGCTACTCCCACGACGCGGTGTTGATGGTATTTGCCTCGCACTACTATGATTCAGCCGATTATATTCGTAACTACGACGAGTTTAAATCCTTGGTTGCTAATTCGTGA